A stretch of Microbacterium sp. LWH3-1.2 DNA encodes these proteins:
- a CDS encoding trans-sulfuration enzyme family protein yields MASMTLHPDSLAVHAGRDDLAGLGVHALPLDLSSTNPLPGIDLGGMSYEVLATGGHPFEGGSNVYARLWNPTVARFEEALARLEHAEEAVAFSSGMAAVTAVLLALTRESGKRHVVAVRPLYGGTDHLLASGLLGVETTFCSSDDVAAALRDDTALVVLETPANPTLELVDIRGVAAAAGDLPVLVDNTFATPVLQHPLDLGAALSLHSATKYLGGHGDVVGGVVACDARLAAALRRTRAITGAIMHPLAAYLLHRGLATLPVRMRAQQEGARIVAEWLTSRPEVSRVHFPGFAESDPRRLVGTQQSGPGAMIAIELADGFEAASALTASVGLFTHAVSLGSVDSLIQHPAALTHRPVTVDAKPSDALVRLSIGLEDPADLIADLEQALTTTAGARDRMESALG; encoded by the coding sequence ATGGCATCGATGACGCTGCACCCTGACAGCCTTGCCGTGCACGCCGGCCGCGACGATCTCGCGGGCCTGGGCGTCCACGCTCTCCCCCTCGACCTCTCGTCGACCAACCCGCTTCCCGGCATCGACCTCGGCGGCATGTCGTACGAAGTGCTCGCCACCGGCGGCCACCCGTTCGAGGGCGGGTCGAACGTGTACGCGCGACTGTGGAACCCCACCGTCGCGCGATTCGAGGAGGCCCTCGCGCGTCTCGAGCACGCCGAGGAGGCCGTGGCGTTCTCGTCCGGCATGGCAGCGGTCACCGCGGTACTGCTCGCGCTGACCCGCGAGTCGGGGAAGCGCCATGTCGTCGCCGTGCGCCCGCTGTACGGCGGCACCGACCACCTGCTCGCCTCGGGGCTGCTCGGCGTCGAGACCACGTTCTGTTCCTCCGACGACGTCGCCGCGGCGCTGCGCGACGACACGGCGCTCGTAGTGCTCGAGACGCCGGCGAACCCCACGCTCGAACTCGTCGACATCCGCGGGGTGGCTGCGGCGGCGGGCGACCTGCCGGTGCTGGTCGACAACACCTTCGCAACGCCGGTGCTGCAGCACCCGCTCGACCTGGGCGCCGCGCTGTCGCTGCACAGTGCCACCAAGTACCTGGGCGGCCACGGCGACGTCGTGGGCGGTGTCGTCGCGTGCGACGCGCGACTCGCGGCGGCGCTCCGGCGCACCCGTGCCATCACCGGCGCGATCATGCACCCGCTCGCCGCCTACCTGCTGCACCGCGGTCTGGCGACGCTGCCGGTCCGCATGCGGGCGCAGCAGGAGGGGGCTCGCATCGTCGCCGAGTGGCTCACCAGCCGCCCGGAGGTCTCGCGCGTGCACTTCCCGGGATTCGCCGAGAGCGACCCCCGGCGCCTCGTCGGCACCCAGCAGAGCGGGCCCGGCGCGATGATCGCGATCGAGCTCGCCGACGGGTTCGAAGCTGCGTCGGCTCTGACGGCGTCCGTCGGGCTCTTCACGCACGCGGTGTCGCTCGGCAGCGTCGACTCGCTCATCCAGCACCCCGCGGCACTCACTCACCGTCCCGTCACGGTGGACGCGAAGCCCTCCGACGCGCTCGTGCGCCTCTCCATCGGCCTCGAGGACCCGGCGGACCTGATCGCGGATCTCGAGCAGGCGCTCACCACGACAGCGGGCGCGCGTGATCGGATGGAGTCTGCGCTGGGCTGA
- a CDS encoding MerR family transcriptional regulator: protein MTGDVAPGEPFSAELLFTDGLPAMDDEVGYRGAAAAKAAGITYRQLDYWARTELVEPTVRGASGSGSQRLYGFRDILVLKLVKRLLDTGISLQQIRTAVDQLRAAGIRDLAGTTLMSDGASVYLCTSNDEVIDLVSRGQGVFGIAVGKVLREVESELLEFEVEKPDPMDELSARRAARTA, encoded by the coding sequence ATGACCGGAGACGTTGCTCCTGGCGAGCCGTTCAGCGCAGAACTCCTCTTCACCGACGGTCTTCCCGCGATGGACGATGAGGTCGGTTATCGCGGCGCCGCCGCGGCGAAGGCCGCCGGGATCACCTACCGCCAGCTCGACTATTGGGCCCGCACCGAGCTCGTCGAGCCCACGGTCCGCGGCGCCAGCGGATCCGGCTCGCAGCGGCTCTACGGCTTCCGTGACATCCTCGTGCTGAAGCTCGTCAAGCGCCTGCTCGACACCGGCATCTCGCTTCAGCAGATCCGCACCGCGGTCGACCAGCTCCGCGCCGCCGGGATCCGCGACCTCGCGGGAACGACGCTCATGAGCGACGGGGCATCCGTCTACCTCTGCACGTCGAACGACGAGGTGATCGACCTCGTCAGCCGCGGTCAGGGCGTCTTCGGCATCGCTGTCGGCAAGGTGCTGCGCGAGGTCGAGTCGGAGCTCCTCGAGTTCGAGGTCGAGAAGCCCGACCCGATGGACGAGCTCTCGGCGCGCCGCGCCGCCCGCACGGCGTAG
- a CDS encoding ParA family protein, with protein sequence MHVLSVSSLKGGVGKTTVTLGLASAAFARGVRTLVVDLDPQSDVSTGMDIQVAGRLNVADVLANPKEKTVRQAITSSGWAKVHPGTIDVMIGSPSAINFDGPHPSVRDVWKLEEALATIEADYDLVLIDCAPSLNALTRTAWAASDRVIVVTEPGLFSVAAADRALRAIEEIRRGLSPRLQPLGIVVNRVRPQSIEHQFRIKELRDMFGPLVLSPQLPERTSLQQAQGAAKPLHIWPGDSAQELAADFDSLLDRIMRTGRIPVPEDSRA encoded by the coding sequence GTGCACGTCCTATCCGTCAGCTCGCTCAAGGGTGGCGTCGGCAAGACGACCGTGACTCTCGGACTCGCGTCGGCGGCTTTCGCCCGCGGTGTCCGCACGCTCGTCGTCGACCTCGACCCGCAGTCCGACGTCTCGACGGGCATGGACATCCAGGTGGCCGGCCGCCTGAATGTCGCCGATGTCCTCGCCAACCCCAAAGAGAAGACGGTCCGCCAGGCCATCACGTCCAGCGGCTGGGCGAAGGTGCACCCGGGCACGATCGACGTCATGATCGGCAGCCCGTCGGCCATCAACTTCGACGGGCCGCACCCGAGCGTCCGCGACGTCTGGAAGCTCGAAGAGGCGCTCGCCACGATCGAGGCAGACTACGACCTCGTGCTCATCGACTGCGCACCGTCGCTCAACGCCCTCACCCGCACCGCGTGGGCGGCCTCCGACCGCGTCATCGTCGTGACCGAGCCCGGGCTCTTCTCCGTCGCCGCCGCCGACCGCGCCCTGCGCGCGATCGAGGAGATCCGCCGCGGTCTCTCCCCCCGACTGCAGCCGCTCGGCATCGTCGTCAACCGCGTTCGTCCGCAGTCGATCGAGCACCAGTTCCGCATCAAGGAGCTCCGCGACATGTTCGGCCCGCTCGTGCTGAGCCCGCAGCTGCCCGAGCGCACGTCGCTGCAGCAGGCGCAGGGCGCCGCGAAGCCGCTGCACATCTGGCCAGGCGACTCCGCGCAGGAGCTGGCCGCCGACTTCGACTCCCTGCTCGACCGCATCATGCGCACCGGTCGCATCCCCGTCCCCGAGGACTCCCGCGCATGA
- a CDS encoding FHA domain-containing protein, translating into MEHDRRPDQGDIRRAAGSDAHESDRASDTTQTFGHDSDLSFVPFGSELGEAELDAIDALPSGAALLLVRSGPTAGARYLLDADVTSVGRHPEADIFFDDVTVSRRHAEINRTGTTFELVDQRSLNGTYVNGERVDRATLTNGAEVRIGKFRLNFFVSPADLARATEA; encoded by the coding sequence GTGGAGCACGACCGCCGACCCGATCAGGGCGACATCCGCCGGGCCGCAGGGTCCGACGCGCACGAGTCCGACCGCGCGTCTGACACGACGCAGACGTTCGGCCACGATTCCGACCTCTCTTTCGTGCCCTTCGGCAGCGAGCTCGGCGAGGCCGAGCTCGACGCGATCGACGCCCTCCCGTCCGGCGCAGCCCTGCTTCTGGTCCGTTCCGGACCCACCGCCGGCGCCCGCTACCTGCTCGATGCCGATGTCACCTCGGTGGGGCGGCACCCCGAGGCCGACATCTTCTTCGACGACGTCACCGTCTCTCGCCGCCACGCGGAGATCAATCGCACCGGCACCACGTTCGAGCTCGTCGATCAGCGCTCGCTGAACGGCACCTACGTCAACGGCGAGCGGGTCGACCGGGCCACGCTCACCAACGGCGCCGAGGTGCGCATCGGAAAGTTCCGACTCAACTTCTTCGTCTCACCGGCTGACCTCGCTAGGGCGACGGAGGCCTGA
- a CDS encoding MerR family transcriptional regulator produces the protein MPAASVRDRASSAGLLSIGQVLARLSPEFPSLTSSKLRFLEVQGIVRPLRTESGYRKFSQGDLERLRLALTLQRDHYLPLSVIRDYLEDVDAGRDPATPTAVPPPSIVPAPRRYRRDELLSAAGAAPQLLNDAISTGILTGAESYTEQSVTLLRALVALDRHGIEPRHVRALRQSAERDVALVESALAPLLRRTDAASRGRAGELAPELTRRLDDVRAIFVRAALDRMLS, from the coding sequence ATGCCCGCGGCTTCCGTCCGTGACAGGGCGTCGTCCGCGGGTCTTCTCAGCATCGGTCAGGTCCTCGCGCGTCTGTCGCCCGAGTTCCCCTCCCTGACCTCCAGCAAGCTGCGCTTCCTCGAGGTCCAGGGGATCGTGAGGCCGCTGCGCACCGAATCCGGGTACCGCAAGTTCTCGCAGGGCGACCTGGAGCGGCTGCGGCTCGCGCTCACCCTGCAGCGCGACCACTACCTGCCGCTGTCGGTGATCCGGGATTACCTCGAGGACGTCGACGCCGGCCGCGACCCGGCAACGCCGACGGCGGTGCCGCCGCCGTCGATCGTGCCGGCTCCGCGCCGCTATCGCCGCGATGAGCTGCTGTCGGCGGCGGGCGCCGCACCGCAGCTGCTCAACGATGCCATCAGCACCGGCATCCTCACCGGCGCTGAGTCGTACACAGAGCAGTCGGTGACGCTCCTGCGCGCCCTCGTCGCCCTCGACCGGCACGGCATCGAGCCGCGCCACGTGCGCGCGCTCCGGCAGAGCGCCGAACGCGACGTGGCACTTGTCGAGTCGGCTCTCGCGCCACTGCTGCGGCGGACGGATGCCGCGTCCCGCGGCCGCGCCGGAGAGCTGGCGCCGGAGCTCACCCGGCGTCTCGACGATGTGCGCGCGATCTTCGTGCGCGCGGCGCTCGACCGCATGCTGTCCTGA
- a CDS encoding MinD/ParA family ATP-binding protein codes for MTPDRIEHTPDEPENGVLSETGSIDTTGLGILGGATAQVSVELPSESDDDRDDDGVIDDEVPFVIEIPADADLPVIEAVPAAEVPTETSEAEIIESTADLEEWTVEGEGFAPAPPAEDIADAVIVDVIEAEIEVDRDDVVQDAWPEPEPEAGVESVVEEPAAVADESEPAGEEPVADEPVAEEPVADEPVATEADGEVVAEEPAAEPVAAESAPADADSAVDEFAIADFDAVEFEDADFDGEFDPADFDLELADDGVESALAENAATGDDVIATDDSAEEPMSAKTPADDEKAAATPAPAAPKPTPARPPVPAAAAAAQSAPAPATRREANHTGAQPVMERAAVERAPFPRADVALTSKRLGEFEADRETADLLTADRLLDPHQVVRPEPEGAWQHFVYSISGKRINLGDSKRAKARKALDRRIAAPLAGGARFVPVLSRKGGVGKTTVTTLLGQALADARDDRVIAVDANPDRGTLAERISRDSGKTVRDLVRISPEVVGFNDLSSIVARDETRLDVVASDTDPRVSEAFNDADYRDVAALAAHYYSVVLTDTGTGIVHSVMGATLDLADQLVIVAGLSVDEARLASETLTWLETNGYADKVRSAVVVLNNARPGHPLVQLDELESHFRTRVRAVVRVPYDPHIAAGSAIVFRELQPATREAARQLAATVVEGLRSLASAA; via the coding sequence GTGACGCCCGATCGCATCGAACACACGCCCGACGAGCCCGAGAACGGCGTGCTGTCCGAGACCGGAAGCATCGACACGACCGGTCTCGGCATTCTGGGTGGTGCGACGGCGCAGGTGAGCGTCGAACTGCCGTCCGAATCCGACGACGACCGCGACGACGACGGCGTGATCGACGACGAGGTCCCCTTCGTCATCGAGATCCCCGCCGACGCCGACCTACCGGTGATCGAGGCGGTACCGGCGGCTGAGGTCCCCACCGAGACGAGCGAGGCCGAGATCATCGAGAGCACGGCCGACCTCGAGGAGTGGACCGTCGAGGGCGAGGGCTTCGCCCCGGCGCCGCCGGCCGAGGACATCGCCGACGCTGTGATCGTGGACGTGATCGAGGCCGAGATCGAGGTCGATCGCGATGACGTGGTCCAGGACGCATGGCCCGAGCCCGAGCCCGAGGCTGGGGTCGAGTCCGTGGTCGAAGAGCCCGCGGCCGTCGCCGACGAGTCCGAGCCGGCCGGCGAAGAGCCCGTCGCCGACGAGCCGGTCGCCGAAGAGCCGGTCGCCGACGAGCCCGTCGCCACCGAGGCCGACGGAGAGGTCGTCGCCGAAGAGCCCGCAGCCGAACCCGTGGCCGCCGAGTCCGCACCCGCGGACGCGGACAGTGCGGTCGACGAGTTCGCGATCGCCGACTTCGACGCCGTGGAATTCGAGGACGCAGACTTCGACGGCGAATTCGATCCGGCCGATTTCGACCTCGAGCTCGCCGACGACGGCGTGGAATCCGCCCTGGCGGAGAACGCCGCAACGGGAGACGATGTCATCGCGACCGACGACAGCGCGGAGGAGCCCATGAGCGCCAAGACCCCTGCCGACGACGAGAAGGCAGCCGCGACGCCGGCGCCTGCCGCGCCGAAGCCGACGCCCGCCCGCCCGCCGGTCCCGGCGGCAGCCGCGGCGGCGCAGAGCGCACCCGCGCCCGCCACCCGCCGCGAGGCGAACCATACCGGCGCCCAGCCGGTGATGGAACGCGCGGCGGTCGAGCGCGCGCCGTTCCCGCGCGCGGATGTGGCCCTGACCTCGAAGCGGCTCGGCGAGTTCGAGGCCGATCGCGAGACCGCCGACCTGCTCACCGCCGATCGCCTGCTCGACCCGCACCAGGTGGTGCGCCCCGAGCCCGAGGGCGCATGGCAGCACTTCGTCTACTCGATCTCGGGCAAGCGCATCAACCTCGGCGACAGCAAGCGCGCGAAGGCCCGCAAAGCGCTCGACCGCCGCATCGCGGCGCCGCTCGCCGGCGGTGCGCGCTTCGTGCCCGTGCTCTCGCGCAAGGGCGGCGTCGGCAAGACCACCGTGACCACCCTGCTCGGCCAGGCGCTGGCCGACGCGCGCGACGACCGGGTGATCGCCGTCGACGCCAACCCCGACCGCGGCACGCTCGCCGAGCGCATCTCGCGCGACAGCGGGAAGACCGTGCGCGACCTCGTGCGCATCAGCCCAGAGGTCGTCGGCTTCAACGACCTGTCGAGCATCGTCGCGCGCGACGAGACGCGTCTCGACGTCGTCGCCTCCGACACCGACCCGCGCGTCTCCGAAGCGTTCAACGACGCCGACTACCGGGATGTCGCCGCCCTTGCGGCCCACTACTACTCGGTCGTGCTCACCGACACCGGCACGGGCATCGTCCACTCGGTGATGGGGGCGACGCTCGACCTCGCCGACCAGCTCGTGATCGTCGCCGGCCTGAGCGTCGACGAGGCGCGGCTCGCCTCCGAGACGCTCACGTGGCTCGAGACGAACGGCTACGCCGACAAGGTGCGCAGCGCCGTCGTCGTGCTCAACAACGCTCGGCCGGGGCATCCGCTCGTCCAGCTCGATGAGCTGGAGTCGCACTTCCGCACCCGCGTTCGCGCCGTCGTGCGCGTGCCGTACGACCCGCACATCGCGGCCGGCAGCGCCATCGTGTTCCGCGAGCTGCAGCCCGCGACGCGTGAGGCCGCCCGCCAGCTCGCTGCGACCGTGGTCGAGGGCCTGCGCTCCCTCGCATCGGCGGCCTGA
- a CDS encoding copper resistance CopC family protein → MSQTLHKPLPARVWAFFAALLIASGMVLAAASPASAHDELLGSDPTADSTLEALPAQLTLTFSAEIADDEGASIVEVTDAAGTSLAGGTPIVRDNVLTQPLAGDASGAVKVLWKVVSSDGHPISGEFTFTIEGSPAPAPTETTIPTPTATAAPTPTITGTTQPLPSQPADSSSAILWPWIIAGVLALAVIGAIAYLLISRSRREMALANGSPDLAAGAPGPDSEPPVER, encoded by the coding sequence ATGTCACAAACTCTTCACAAGCCGCTTCCTGCCCGGGTCTGGGCATTCTTCGCCGCGCTGCTGATCGCCTCCGGGATGGTCCTCGCCGCGGCCTCCCCCGCCAGCGCGCACGATGAGCTGCTCGGGAGCGATCCGACCGCAGACAGCACTCTCGAGGCCCTCCCCGCGCAGCTCACCCTGACCTTCAGCGCCGAGATCGCCGACGACGAGGGCGCCTCGATCGTGGAGGTGACGGATGCCGCGGGCACGTCGCTCGCGGGCGGCACACCGATCGTGCGCGACAATGTGCTGACCCAGCCGCTCGCGGGCGACGCGTCCGGTGCCGTGAAGGTCTTGTGGAAGGTCGTCTCGAGCGACGGGCACCCCATTTCGGGTGAGTTCACGTTCACGATCGAGGGATCACCGGCTCCGGCGCCGACCGAGACCACGATCCCGACACCCACCGCGACGGCGGCGCCCACCCCTACGATCACGGGGACCACGCAGCCCCTCCCCTCCCAGCCTGCCGACTCCAGCTCAGCGATTCTCTGGCCCTGGATCATCGCCGGCGTGCTCGCCCTCGCCGTCATCGGCGCGATCGCGTACCTCCTCATCTCGCGCTCGCGCCGCGAGATGGCCCTCGCGAACGGGTCGCCCGACCTCGCCGCCGGCGCCCCGGGGCCTGACTCCGAGCCCCCCGTCGAACGATAG
- a CDS encoding peptide deformylase gives MAVRPIRVFGDPVLKSVSAPIGVIDDGVRALVRDLVDTVELPGRAGVAAPQIGVGLRAFSYNIDGDIGYVLNPVLVEVSGEPEAIGEGCLSVPGLWHDAVRYPWAKVVGIDLDGNEVVLEGAGLLAQALQHETDHLDGTLYLDRLTKEQRRVAMREIRESDWF, from the coding sequence ATGGCAGTCCGCCCCATCCGTGTATTCGGCGACCCCGTCCTGAAGTCCGTCAGCGCCCCCATCGGTGTGATCGACGACGGCGTGCGCGCCCTGGTCCGCGACCTCGTCGATACCGTGGAGCTCCCCGGTCGAGCCGGCGTCGCCGCGCCGCAGATCGGTGTCGGCCTGCGCGCGTTCAGCTACAACATCGACGGCGACATCGGCTACGTCCTGAATCCCGTGCTCGTCGAGGTGTCGGGTGAACCCGAGGCGATCGGTGAAGGCTGCCTGTCGGTGCCCGGTCTGTGGCACGACGCCGTGCGGTACCCCTGGGCGAAGGTGGTCGGTATCGACCTCGACGGCAACGAGGTCGTGCTCGAGGGCGCGGGCCTTCTGGCCCAGGCGCTGCAGCACGAGACCGACCACCTCGATGGCACGCTCTACCTCGACCGGCTCACGAAGGAGCAGCGTCGCGTGGCGATGCGCGAGATCCGCGAGTCCGACTGGTTCTGA
- a CDS encoding pyruvate carboxylase: MFRKILVANRGEIAIRAFRAAYELGARTVAVFPFEDRGSLHRQKADESYEIGEKGHPVRAYLDVDEIIRVAQAAGADAIYPGYGFLSENPELAEKAAANGIAFIGPPSKVLEMAGNKVTAKQHAIAAGVPVLRSTDASDDVDALLAQADEIGFPIFVKAVAGGGGRGMRRVERKEELAPALAEAMREAGSAFGDARVFLEQAVQRPRHVEVQILADKTGETVHLFERDCSVQRRHQKVIEIAPAPNLDPAIRDALHGYAVAFARSIGYENAGTVEFLLETAGPRTGEVVFIEMNPRIQVEHTVTEEVTDVDLVQSQIRIAAGQTIADLDLTQDRIQLRGAALQCRITTEDPSQGFRPDTGRITTYRSPGGAGIRLDGGTTAAGSQISPHFDSMLAKLTCRGRDFPAAVARARRALAEFRIRGVATNIPFLRAVLDDRAFVEGDVSTSFIDERPQLLTSNPSRDRATKLLAWLGDVTVNRPYGEKPLAVSPGSKLPDIDLTAAPPTGTLDRLRELGPEGFARALREQSALAVTETTFRDAHQSLLATRVRTRDLVRVGPHVSRMTPQLLSVEAWGGATYDVALRFLAEDPWERLEALRAAMPNIPIQMLLRGRNTVGYTPRPVEVTNAFVSEAAATGVDIFRIFDALNDVSQMRPAIDAVRETGTAIAEVALCYTSDLLDPSEKLYTLDYYLRMAEQIVESGAHILAIKDMAGLVRPAAAAKLVTALRENFDLPVHLHTHDTAGGQLATLLAASAAGVDAVDAAAAPMSGTTSQPSLSALVAALAHTDRDTGLSLQAVSDLEPYWEAVRHLYRPFESGLASPTGRVYHHEIPGGQLSNLRQQAIALGLADDFELIEDMYAAADRILGRIPKVTPSSKVVGDLALALVAVRADPADFEANPQNYDIPDSVVGFMAGELGDLPGGWPEPFRTKVLAGRTVSIEIPPLTADEQEDLAGDAATRRRALNRLLFPGPAREFEKNRETYGDLTSLGTPDYLYGLKPGEEHVAEIDPGVQLYVGLEAIGEADAKGMRTVMTTLNGQLRPVFVRDRSIKVEARQAEKADTSKPGQVAAPFSGVVTLKAKAGDTVGAGQPVASIEAMKMEAAITAPVEGVIERLVIPETAQVDAGDLLVVIRPAQ, from the coding sequence ATGTTCCGCAAGATCCTGGTCGCGAACCGAGGCGAGATCGCCATTCGAGCGTTCCGAGCCGCATACGAGCTGGGCGCGCGCACGGTCGCCGTTTTCCCCTTCGAGGACCGCGGCTCGCTGCACCGCCAGAAGGCGGACGAGTCCTACGAGATCGGCGAGAAGGGCCACCCGGTCCGCGCCTACCTCGACGTCGACGAGATCATCCGCGTCGCCCAGGCGGCCGGCGCCGACGCGATCTACCCCGGCTACGGCTTCCTGTCGGAGAACCCCGAGCTGGCGGAGAAGGCGGCCGCGAACGGCATCGCCTTCATCGGCCCGCCCTCGAAGGTCCTCGAGATGGCCGGCAACAAGGTCACCGCCAAACAGCACGCGATCGCCGCCGGTGTTCCGGTGCTGCGCTCCACCGACGCGTCCGACGATGTGGACGCGCTGCTGGCTCAGGCCGACGAGATCGGGTTCCCCATCTTCGTGAAGGCGGTCGCGGGCGGCGGCGGACGAGGGATGCGGCGGGTCGAGCGCAAGGAGGAACTCGCGCCGGCCCTCGCCGAGGCCATGCGCGAGGCCGGCAGCGCCTTCGGCGACGCACGAGTGTTCCTCGAGCAGGCGGTGCAGCGGCCCCGTCACGTCGAGGTGCAGATCCTCGCCGACAAGACCGGCGAGACCGTGCACCTGTTCGAACGCGACTGCTCGGTGCAGCGACGTCACCAGAAGGTGATCGAGATCGCGCCGGCGCCGAACCTCGATCCAGCAATCCGCGACGCCCTCCACGGCTACGCCGTCGCGTTCGCGCGGTCGATCGGCTACGAGAACGCCGGCACCGTCGAATTCCTCCTCGAGACCGCCGGCCCCCGCACCGGCGAGGTCGTCTTCATCGAGATGAACCCGCGCATCCAGGTCGAGCACACCGTGACCGAGGAGGTCACGGACGTCGACCTCGTGCAGTCGCAGATCCGCATCGCGGCGGGGCAGACGATCGCCGATCTCGACCTCACGCAGGACCGCATCCAGCTGCGCGGGGCGGCCCTCCAGTGCCGCATCACGACCGAGGACCCGTCGCAGGGTTTCCGTCCCGACACCGGGCGCATCACCACGTACCGCTCGCCCGGTGGCGCCGGCATCCGCCTCGACGGCGGCACGACCGCCGCGGGCTCGCAGATCAGCCCGCACTTCGACTCGATGCTCGCGAAGCTCACCTGCCGGGGCCGCGACTTCCCGGCCGCCGTCGCGCGCGCCCGCCGCGCGCTGGCCGAGTTCCGCATCCGCGGCGTCGCGACGAACATCCCGTTCCTGCGGGCCGTTCTCGACGATCGGGCCTTCGTCGAGGGCGATGTCAGCACGTCCTTCATCGACGAGCGTCCGCAGCTTCTGACGAGCAACCCGTCCCGAGACCGCGCGACGAAGCTGCTCGCCTGGCTCGGCGACGTCACCGTCAACCGGCCGTACGGCGAGAAGCCGCTGGCGGTCTCCCCGGGCAGCAAGCTCCCCGACATCGACCTCACGGCGGCGCCCCCGACGGGAACGCTCGACCGGCTGCGCGAGCTGGGTCCCGAGGGATTCGCCCGCGCGCTGCGCGAGCAGAGTGCACTCGCCGTGACCGAGACCACGTTCCGCGACGCCCACCAGTCGCTGCTCGCGACGCGCGTGCGTACACGCGACCTCGTCCGGGTCGGCCCGCACGTGTCGCGCATGACGCCGCAGCTGCTCTCGGTCGAGGCGTGGGGCGGCGCGACCTACGACGTCGCGCTGCGCTTCCTCGCGGAGGACCCGTGGGAGCGTCTCGAGGCGCTGCGCGCGGCCATGCCGAACATCCCCATCCAGATGCTGCTGCGCGGTCGCAACACCGTCGGCTACACACCGCGCCCGGTCGAGGTGACGAACGCCTTCGTCAGCGAGGCGGCGGCGACGGGCGTCGACATCTTCCGCATCTTCGACGCCCTCAACGACGTGTCGCAGATGCGTCCCGCGATCGACGCCGTCCGCGAGACCGGCACCGCGATCGCCGAGGTGGCGCTCTGCTACACCTCCGACCTGCTCGACCCGTCCGAGAAACTGTACACCCTCGACTACTACCTGCGCATGGCGGAGCAGATCGTCGAGTCGGGCGCCCACATCCTGGCCATCAAGGACATGGCAGGCCTCGTGCGCCCCGCCGCCGCGGCGAAGCTCGTCACGGCGCTGCGCGAGAACTTCGACCTGCCCGTGCACCTGCACACGCACGACACCGCGGGTGGCCAGCTCGCGACGCTGCTCGCGGCGAGTGCCGCGGGAGTGGACGCGGTGGATGCTGCGGCCGCACCGATGTCGGGCACCACGAGCCAGCCGTCGCTCTCGGCCCTCGTCGCCGCGCTGGCCCATACCGACCGCGACACCGGACTCAGCCTGCAGGCCGTCAGCGACCTCGAGCCGTACTGGGAGGCCGTGCGCCACCTGTACCGTCCGTTCGAGTCCGGTCTCGCCTCGCCCACCGGTCGCGTCTATCACCACGAGATCCCGGGCGGGCAGCTGTCGAACCTCCGCCAGCAGGCGATCGCCCTTGGCCTCGCGGACGACTTCGAGCTCATCGAGGACATGTACGCCGCGGCCGACCGCATCCTCGGCCGCATCCCGAAGGTGACGCCGTCGTCGAAGGTCGTCGGCGACCTCGCCCTCGCGCTCGTCGCGGTACGCGCCGATCCGGCCGATTTCGAGGCGAACCCGCAGAACTACGATATCCCGGACTCGGTCGTGGGCTTCATGGCGGGCGAGCTCGGCGATCTCCCGGGCGGCTGGCCCGAGCCCTTCCGCACGAAGGTGCTCGCGGGGCGCACGGTCTCGATCGAGATCCCGCCGCTCACCGCCGACGAGCAGGAGGACCTCGCAGGCGACGCCGCGACGCGCCGCCGTGCGCTCAACCGCCTCCTGTTCCCCGGGCCCGCGCGGGAGTTCGAGAAGAACCGCGAGACGTACGGCGACCTCACCAGTCTCGGCACTCCCGACTACCTCTACGGCCTCAAGCCGGGTGAGGAGCACGTCGCGGAGATCGACCCCGGCGTGCAGCTGTACGTGGGACTCGAGGCGATCGGTGAAGCGGATGCCAAGGGCATGCGCACGGTCATGACGACGCTCAACGGTCAGCTGCGCCCGGTGTTCGTGCGCGACCGCAGCATCAAGGTCGAAGCACGCCAGGCGGAGAAGGCCGACACCTCGAAGCCGGGGCAGGTCGCCGCGCCGTTCTCGGGTGTGGTCACGCTCAAGGCGAAGGCGGGCGACACGGTCGGGGCCGGCCAGCCAGTCGCGTCGATCGAGGCGATGAAGATGGAGGCGGCCATCACGGCACCCGTCGAAGGCGTCATCGAGCGCCTCGTGATCCCCGAGACCGCACAGGTCGATGCCGGCGACCTTTTGGTCGTCATCCGTCCGGCGCAGTAG